Proteins encoded together in one Streptomyces sp. B1I3 window:
- a CDS encoding histidine phosphatase family protein, whose protein sequence is MARPQRIVLVRHGESEGNSDDTVYEREPDHALRLTAKGLRQARETGSELRELFGTERVSVYVSPYRRTHETFEAFGLDPGHVRVREEPRLREQDWGNWQDRDDVRLQKAYRDAYGHFFYRFAQGESGADVYDRVGAFLESLHRSFEAPDHPRNVLLVTHGLTMRLFCMRWFHWSVAEFESLSNPGNGEKRLLLLGEDGRYTLDRPFERWRTPEPYGRTG, encoded by the coding sequence ATGGCACGACCACAGCGCATAGTTCTCGTCCGGCACGGCGAGTCGGAGGGCAACAGCGACGACACCGTCTACGAGAGGGAGCCCGACCACGCCCTGAGGCTCACGGCGAAGGGGCTGCGCCAGGCCCGGGAGACCGGCAGCGAGCTGCGTGAGCTGTTCGGCACAGAGCGGGTGAGTGTCTACGTGTCGCCCTACCGGCGCACCCACGAGACGTTCGAGGCGTTCGGCCTCGATCCCGGGCATGTGCGTGTCAGGGAGGAGCCCCGGCTGCGCGAGCAGGACTGGGGGAACTGGCAGGACAGGGACGACGTCAGGCTGCAGAAGGCGTACCGCGACGCCTACGGGCACTTCTTCTACCGCTTCGCGCAGGGTGAGTCCGGGGCCGACGTGTACGACCGGGTCGGAGCATTCCTGGAGAGCCTCCACCGCAGTTTCGAGGCCCCCGACCATCCGCGTAACGTCCTGCTGGTCACCCACGGCCTGACCATGAGGCTCTTCTGCATGCGCTGGTTCCACTGGTCCGTCGCAGAATTCGAATCCTTGTCCAATCCCGGAAACGGCGAGAAGAGACTGCTGCTGCTCGGCGAGGACGGCCGGTATACGCTCGACCGGCCCTTCGAACGGTGGCGCACCCCCGAGCCGTACGGCCGTACCGGATAG
- a CDS encoding DUF4153 domain-containing protein produces MSEQSSEEPGTAGTPPAPEVAGVPTPGGGASAEGTGRERPAPRGRAKTSAQVPSQGSDPDEPEVPARPAYLQGPRPPADPWKRRDQQQPPGVLATLRPSPPHAIRPATLWSVLATGLLSALLLGEGLGPNVLLVALPAALAAFFAARDAGRRLRPWTAVWAVGGLVLLVVPAIRDAGWPVFLAVVSALALGSLALHGSRSWPGVLLGSLGLFPSVAAGLRWGWRGVRERADDSRGRVRTAVRSAAVALVLLVVFGALFAGADAAFADLLGVLAPDVSVGDSPWRVLLFALGLVGALAAAYSAAAPVRWDGITVRPGRPRNRVEWALPLVVLNLLFAAFVALQLAVLLGGYDKVLEETGLTPAAYARQGFWQLLWATLLTLLVIALALRWAPRDGARDRTLVRGVLGVLCVLTLVVVASALRRMDLYVDAFGLTRLRISVAAVELWLGVVLVLILAAGVFGARLLPRAVAVSAAAGVLAFGLISPDGLIAEQNVERYRSDRTIDISYLQGLSADAVPALDELPEPLRSCALEDIGRTLATSGSPWYATSLGEARAREILEERAVQDHGNICFELDVREGERDVSEETDTYDPY; encoded by the coding sequence ATGTCCGAACAATCGTCCGAGGAGCCCGGCACGGCCGGGACGCCGCCCGCGCCCGAGGTGGCCGGGGTGCCCACGCCCGGTGGCGGCGCGTCCGCCGAGGGCACCGGCAGGGAGCGTCCGGCGCCTCGCGGACGCGCGAAGACCTCGGCACAGGTTCCGTCCCAGGGGTCGGACCCGGACGAACCGGAGGTACCCGCGAGGCCCGCCTACCTCCAGGGGCCCAGGCCCCCGGCCGATCCCTGGAAGCGCCGTGACCAGCAGCAACCGCCCGGCGTACTGGCCACGCTGCGGCCCTCGCCCCCGCACGCGATCAGGCCCGCAACCCTGTGGTCGGTCCTCGCCACGGGTCTGCTGAGCGCCCTGCTGCTCGGCGAGGGCCTCGGGCCCAATGTGCTGCTGGTGGCCCTGCCCGCAGCCCTGGCGGCGTTCTTCGCCGCCCGGGACGCGGGCCGCAGGCTCCGTCCATGGACCGCCGTCTGGGCGGTCGGCGGCCTCGTCCTGCTGGTGGTTCCGGCGATCCGGGACGCGGGCTGGCCCGTGTTCCTCGCAGTCGTGTCCGCCCTCGCCCTCGGTTCGCTCGCGCTGCACGGCAGCCGTAGCTGGCCGGGGGTGCTGCTCGGCTCGCTCGGGCTGTTCCCGTCGGTCGCGGCCGGACTGCGCTGGGGCTGGCGAGGCGTACGCGAGCGGGCGGACGATTCCCGTGGCCGGGTGCGCACCGCCGTGCGCAGCGCAGCGGTGGCACTCGTCCTGCTCGTGGTCTTCGGCGCCCTCTTCGCCGGCGCCGACGCCGCGTTCGCCGATCTGCTCGGGGTTCTCGCCCCCGACGTCTCGGTCGGAGACAGTCCGTGGCGCGTCCTCCTCTTCGCGCTCGGGCTCGTCGGCGCGCTCGCCGCCGCCTACTCCGCGGCAGCACCGGTGCGCTGGGACGGCATCACCGTCCGGCCCGGCCGGCCGCGGAACCGGGTGGAGTGGGCGCTCCCCCTGGTCGTGCTCAACCTGCTCTTCGCCGCCTTCGTCGCGCTCCAGCTCGCCGTCCTGCTCGGCGGGTACGACAAGGTGCTGGAAGAGACCGGGCTGACTCCGGCCGCTTACGCGCGGCAGGGTTTCTGGCAACTCCTCTGGGCCACGCTGCTGACCCTGCTCGTCATCGCCCTCGCGCTGCGCTGGGCCCCGCGCGACGGGGCCCGCGACCGCACCCTGGTCCGCGGGGTGCTCGGCGTCCTGTGCGTCCTGACACTCGTCGTCGTGGCCTCCGCGCTGCGCCGCATGGATCTGTACGTCGACGCCTTCGGCCTGACCCGGCTCCGGATCTCCGTGGCCGCGGTGGAACTCTGGCTCGGAGTGGTACTCGTCCTCATCCTCGCGGCGGGTGTGTTCGGTGCCCGGCTGCTGCCGCGCGCCGTCGCCGTGAGCGCCGCCGCCGGGGTGCTCGCCTTCGGGCTGATCTCGCCCGACGGGCTGATCGCCGAACAGAACGTCGAGCGGTACCGCAGTGACAGGACGATCGACATCAGCTATCTCCAGGGGCTCTCGGCCGACGCCGTACCCGCACTCGACGAGCTGCCGGAGCCGCTGCGCTCCTGTGCGCTGGAGGACATCGGGCGCACCCTCGCGACCTCCGGCTCCCCGTGGTACGCCACGAGTCTCGGCGAGGCCAGGGCCCGGGAGATCCTGGAGGAGCGCGCCGTGCAGGACCACGGGAACATCTGCTTCGAGCTCGACGTCCGGGAGGGCGAGCGGGACGTCTCGGAGGAGACGGACACCTACGACCCGTACTGA
- a CDS encoding vitamin B12-dependent ribonucleotide reductase encodes MTETASGPARGSRTKGAKSTATKQGLRIERIHTTPGVHPYDEVAWERRDVVMTNWRDGSINFEQRGVEFPDFWSVNAVNIVTSKYFRGAVGTPQRETGLRQLIDRIVKTYRKAGEDYDYFASPADAEIFEHELAYALLHQIFSFNSPVWFNVGTPQPQQVSACFILAVDDSMESILDWYKEEGMIFKGGSGAGLNLSRIRSSKELLSSGGNASGPVSFMRGADASAGTIKSGGATRRAAKMVILDVDHPDIENFIETKVKEEEKIRALRDAGFDMDLGGDDITSVQYQNANNSVRVNDEFMKAVENGGKFGLRARMTGDVIEEVEAKSLFRKMAEAAWACADPGIQYDDTINHWHTCPESGRINGSNPCSEYMHLDNTSCNLASLNLMKFLKDDGEGHQSFEAERFAKVVELVITAMDISICFADFPTQKIGDNTRAYRQLGIGYANLGALLMATGHAYDSDGGRALAGAITSLMTGTSYRRSAELAAVVGPYDGYARNAEPHQRVMKQHSDANAVAVHVDDLDAPVWAAATEAWQDVIRLGAKNGFRNAQASVIAPTGTIGLAMSCDTTGLEPDLALVKFKKLVGGGSMQIVNGTVPQALRRLGYQPEQIEAIVAHIADHGNVIDAPGLKTEHYEVFDCAMGERSISAMGHVRMMAAIQPWISGALSKTVNLPETATVEDVEEVYFEAWKMGVKALAIYRDNCKVGQPLSAKTKDKSATDAVTAKTEDTIRAAVEKVVEYRPVRKRLPKGRPGITTSFTVGGAEGYMTANSYPDDGLGEVFLKMSKQGSTLAGMMDAFSIAVSVGLQYGVPLETYVSKFTNMRFEPAGMTDDPDVRMAQSIVDYIFRRLALDFLPFETRSALGIHSAEERQRHLDTGSYEPSFGDEEHDAESLAQSAPVQAQPLKAVASPEEGAGEKPAPRTAHTSAELVEMQLGISADAPLCFSCGTKMQRAGSCYICEGCGSTSGCS; translated from the coding sequence ATGACAGAGACGGCGAGCGGCCCGGCACGAGGTTCCCGCACCAAGGGAGCCAAGTCGACTGCGACCAAGCAGGGCCTGCGCATCGAGCGCATCCACACCACTCCCGGCGTGCACCCGTACGACGAGGTGGCGTGGGAGCGCCGTGACGTCGTCATGACCAACTGGCGCGACGGCTCGATCAACTTCGAGCAGCGTGGCGTCGAGTTCCCCGACTTCTGGTCGGTGAACGCGGTCAACATCGTCACCAGCAAGTACTTCCGGGGGGCTGTCGGTACGCCGCAGCGCGAGACCGGTCTGCGACAGCTCATCGACCGGATCGTGAAGACGTACCGGAAGGCCGGCGAGGACTACGACTACTTCGCCTCCCCCGCGGACGCCGAGATCTTCGAGCACGAGCTGGCGTACGCCCTCCTGCACCAGATCTTCAGCTTCAACTCGCCGGTCTGGTTCAACGTCGGCACCCCCCAGCCGCAGCAGGTCTCGGCCTGCTTCATCCTGGCCGTCGACGACTCCATGGAGTCGATCCTCGACTGGTACAAGGAAGAGGGGATGATCTTCAAGGGGGGCTCCGGCGCCGGCCTGAACCTCTCCCGCATCCGCTCCTCCAAGGAGCTGCTCTCCTCCGGCGGCAACGCCTCCGGCCCTGTCTCCTTCATGCGGGGCGCCGACGCCTCCGCCGGGACGATCAAGTCCGGTGGCGCCACCCGCCGCGCGGCCAAGATGGTCATCCTCGACGTCGACCACCCCGACATCGAGAACTTCATCGAGACCAAGGTGAAGGAGGAGGAGAAGATCCGCGCCCTGCGCGACGCGGGCTTCGACATGGACCTGGGCGGCGACGACATCACGTCCGTCCAGTACCAGAACGCCAACAACTCGGTCCGCGTGAACGACGAGTTCATGAAGGCCGTCGAGAACGGCGGCAAGTTCGGGCTGCGCGCCCGGATGACCGGTGACGTCATCGAAGAGGTCGAGGCCAAGTCCCTCTTCCGCAAGATGGCCGAGGCCGCCTGGGCCTGCGCCGACCCCGGCATCCAGTACGACGACACCATCAACCACTGGCACACCTGCCCGGAGTCCGGCCGCATCAACGGCTCGAACCCCTGCAGCGAGTACATGCACCTGGACAACACCTCGTGCAACCTGGCCTCGCTGAACCTGATGAAGTTCCTCAAGGACGACGGCGAGGGCCACCAGTCCTTCGAGGCCGAGCGTTTCGCCAAGGTCGTCGAGCTGGTCATCACCGCGATGGACATCTCGATCTGCTTCGCGGACTTCCCGACCCAGAAGATCGGTGACAACACCCGCGCCTACCGCCAGCTGGGCATCGGCTACGCCAACCTGGGCGCCCTGCTGATGGCCACCGGACACGCGTACGACAGCGACGGCGGCCGTGCGCTCGCCGGCGCCATCACCTCGCTGATGACCGGTACCTCCTACCGGCGCTCCGCCGAGCTCGCCGCGGTCGTCGGCCCGTACGACGGCTACGCCCGCAACGCCGAGCCGCACCAGCGCGTCATGAAGCAGCACTCGGACGCCAACGCCGTGGCCGTCCACGTCGACGACCTGGACGCTCCGGTCTGGGCCGCCGCCACGGAGGCCTGGCAGGACGTCATCCGCCTGGGCGCGAAGAACGGCTTCCGCAACGCGCAGGCCTCGGTCATCGCTCCCACCGGCACCATCGGTCTCGCGATGTCCTGCGACACCACCGGCCTGGAGCCCGACCTCGCCCTGGTCAAGTTCAAGAAGCTCGTCGGCGGCGGCTCGATGCAGATCGTCAACGGCACGGTGCCGCAGGCCCTGCGCCGCCTCGGCTACCAGCCGGAGCAGATCGAGGCGATCGTCGCCCACATCGCCGACCACGGCAACGTGATCGACGCCCCCGGCCTCAAGACCGAGCACTACGAGGTCTTCGACTGCGCGATGGGCGAGCGTTCCATCTCGGCCATGGGCCACGTCCGGATGATGGCGGCGATCCAGCCGTGGATCTCCGGCGCGCTGTCCAAGACGGTGAACCTGCCGGAGACGGCCACCGTCGAGGACGTCGAGGAGGTCTACTTCGAGGCGTGGAAGATGGGCGTCAAGGCGCTCGCGATCTACCGCGACAACTGCAAGGTCGGCCAGCCCCTCTCCGCGAAGACCAAGGACAAGTCCGCGACGGATGCGGTCACGGCCAAGACCGAGGACACCATCCGCGCGGCGGTCGAGAAGGTCGTCGAGTACCGCCCGGTCCGCAAGCGCCTGCCCAAGGGCCGTCCCGGCATCACCACCTCCTTCACGGTGGGCGGCGCCGAGGGGTACATGACCGCCAACTCCTACCCGGACGACGGTCTCGGTGAGGTCTTCCTGAAGATGTCCAAGCAGGGTTCCACCCTCGCCGGCATGATGGACGCCTTCTCGATCGCGGTCTCGGTCGGTCTGCAGTACGGCGTGCCCCTGGAGACCTACGTCTCCAAGTTCACCAACATGCGCTTCGAGCCGGCCGGCATGACGGACGACCCGGACGTGCGGATGGCGCAGTCGATCGTCGACTACATCTTCCGCCGCCTGGCGCTCGACTTCCTCCCGTTCGAGACGCGTTCGGCACTCGGCATCCACTCGGCCGAGGAGCGTCAGCGCCACCTCGACACCGGTTCGTACGAGCCCTCCTTCGGCGACGAGGAGCACGACGCCGAGAGCCTGGCGCAGTCCGCCCCCGTGCAGGCCCAGCCGCTGAAGGCGGTCGCCTCGCCCGAGGAGGGCGCCGGCGAGAAGCCGGCGCCCAGGACGGCGCACACCTCGGCGGAACTGGTCGAGATGCAGCTCGGCATCAGCGCGGACGCTCCGCTCTGCTTCTCCTGCGGTACGAAGATGCAGCGGGCCGGCTCCTGCTACATCTGCGAGGGCTGCGGCTCCACCAGCGGCTGCAGCTGA
- the lexA gene encoding transcriptional repressor LexA — protein MTATADSATITAQDHRSQSRLEPVHAMNDSVTNAEGPEPVRPGRSLPGRPPGIRADSSGLTDRQRRVIEVIRDSVQRRGYPPSMREIGQAVGLSSTSSVAHQLMALERKGFLRRDPHRPRAYEVRGSDQPSTQPTDTTGKPAASYVPLVGRIAAGGPILAEESVEDVFPLPRQLVGDGELFVLKVVGDSMIEAAIMDGDWVTVRRQPVAENGDIVAAMLDGEATVKRFKREDGHVWLLPHNSAYQPIPGDEATILGKVVAVLRRV, from the coding sequence GTGACCGCCACCGCAGACAGTGCCACCATCACTGCGCAGGACCACCGCTCCCAGAGCCGACTTGAGCCGGTGCATGCCATGAATGACTCAGTCACGAACGCGGAAGGGCCGGAGCCCGTGCGCCCCGGACGCTCCTTGCCCGGACGCCCCCCAGGAATCCGGGCGGACAGCTCGGGCCTCACGGACAGGCAGCGGCGCGTGATCGAGGTCATCCGGGACTCCGTGCAGCGGCGGGGTTACCCCCCGTCGATGCGGGAGATCGGTCAGGCGGTGGGGCTGTCCAGCACCTCGTCCGTCGCGCACCAGCTGATGGCCCTGGAGCGCAAGGGTTTCCTGCGCCGCGACCCGCACCGCCCCCGTGCGTACGAGGTGCGGGGGTCGGACCAGCCCAGCACGCAGCCGACGGACACCACGGGGAAGCCCGCCGCCTCCTACGTACCGCTGGTCGGCCGGATCGCGGCCGGCGGACCGATCCTCGCCGAAGAGTCCGTCGAGGACGTCTTCCCTCTCCCCCGCCAGCTGGTGGGGGACGGCGAGCTCTTCGTCCTGAAGGTCGTCGGCGACTCGATGATCGAGGCCGCGATCATGGACGGCGACTGGGTGACGGTGCGCCGCCAGCCAGTCGCGGAGAACGGCGACATCGTGGCCGCCATGCTGGACGGCGAAGCGACGGTCAAGCGCTTCAAGCGGGAGGACGGCCACGTGTGGCTCCTCCCGCACAACTCGGCCTACCAGCCGATCCCGGGCGACGAGGCGACCATCCTCGGCAAGGTCGTGGCGGTGCTGCGGCGGGTGTGA
- a CDS encoding YdbC family protein translates to MLVKWIRCTVVDRHGFERGQRKWAGLLGEPGFMGQSGGWSRRRPDVAHVFAFWENRVFYDSFMAREHDRQAAAQSGTYKDMQVKLFEYRFDVKTGFEPLFTDADVVRLAHSRVYEDRVEHFTLMQQKVWNPAMAGSPGMLRGLFGEAPGNEFLVLSMWQSSAERGKYRPESIARLSARADTDQDIEALTGDVVRLESSWTV, encoded by the coding sequence GTGCTGGTCAAGTGGATTCGCTGCACCGTGGTGGACCGTCATGGGTTCGAGCGGGGACAGCGGAAGTGGGCGGGGCTGCTCGGGGAGCCGGGCTTCATGGGGCAGAGCGGCGGGTGGAGCCGACGGCGTCCCGACGTCGCCCATGTCTTCGCGTTCTGGGAGAACAGGGTCTTCTACGACTCGTTCATGGCGCGCGAGCACGACCGGCAGGCCGCCGCCCAGTCCGGCACGTACAAGGACATGCAGGTCAAGCTCTTCGAGTACCGGTTCGACGTGAAGACCGGCTTCGAGCCACTGTTCACCGACGCCGACGTGGTCAGGCTGGCGCACAGCCGCGTGTACGAGGACCGGGTCGAGCACTTCACGCTCATGCAGCAGAAGGTGTGGAACCCCGCGATGGCCGGTTCTCCCGGTATGCTGCGCGGTCTCTTCGGGGAGGCGCCGGGCAACGAGTTCCTCGTCCTGTCGATGTGGCAGTCGAGCGCCGAGCGCGGCAAGTACCGGCCCGAGAGCATCGCCCGGCTCTCGGCGCGGGCGGACACCGACCAGGACATCGAGGCACTGACGGGCGACGTCGTGCGGCTCGAGTCGTCCTGGACGGTCTGA
- a CDS encoding TerD family protein, translating to MSTPNKDIEKVEVRVKWDPSASGEPANDLDIIAAVYGTEAPHGSPAYLVHFDSRSPDGTITLNRDSRTGQGLGFDEVMTIELDRLSEAYARVVVGVAIQQRDGRKTFARIDHTAVQIREGYTSLAEDDFSGVPDATAAVVADFTRDASGSWGFRGTVRGFDGDPDAFAEAMGGRTG from the coding sequence ATGAGCACTCCCAACAAGGACATCGAGAAGGTCGAAGTGAGGGTCAAGTGGGACCCCAGCGCGAGCGGGGAGCCGGCCAACGACCTCGACATCATCGCGGCCGTGTACGGGACGGAGGCCCCTCACGGCAGCCCCGCCTACCTCGTGCACTTCGACAGCAGGTCACCGGACGGCACGATCACCCTGAACCGGGACAGCCGGACCGGGCAGGGGCTCGGTTTCGACGAGGTGATGACGATCGAGCTGGACCGGCTGTCCGAGGCCTACGCCAGGGTGGTCGTCGGCGTGGCGATCCAGCAGCGCGACGGCCGCAAGACCTTCGCCCGGATAGACCACACGGCCGTGCAGATCCGCGAGGGCTACACGAGCCTGGCGGAGGACGACTTCTCGGGAGTCCCGGACGCCACGGCGGCGGTCGTCGCCGACTTCACCCGGGACGCCTCGGGGTCCTGGGGTTTCCGCGGAACCGTTCGGGGATTCGACGGGGATCCCGACGCGTTCGCGGAGGCCATGGGAGGCCGCACCGGCTGA
- a CDS encoding ADP-ribosylglycohydrolase family protein: protein MTADSASDRRFERALASLRGLSVGDALGSQFFVPANYPLLKDRALPPGPWQWTDDTEMASSVLAVLAEHGRIDQDALAHSFARHHDFDRGYGPAVNRLLRLVREGGDWRELASGLFQGQGSWGNGSAMRIAPLGAWYADDPEQATHQAEISSYTTHQHREAVVGSMAVAAAAALVAAPGGPPAPEALLDGVVALVPRSAVGAGLRRARDMLDYQDAGTVAAVLGNGRRTSAHDTVPFALWSAARNLGNFEQAFWLTAQAGGDVDTTCAIVGGVVAAARAGAPPADWLALTEEPPHWLPGVRG from the coding sequence ATGACCGCTGACTCCGCTTCCGACCGGCGCTTCGAACGCGCCCTGGCCAGCCTGCGTGGACTCTCCGTGGGTGATGCCCTCGGCTCCCAGTTCTTCGTCCCGGCCAACTATCCCCTCCTCAAGGACCGCGCCCTGCCGCCCGGTCCCTGGCAGTGGACCGACGACACCGAGATGGCCTCCTCCGTGCTCGCCGTGCTGGCCGAACACGGGCGCATCGATCAGGACGCCCTGGCCCACTCCTTCGCCCGCCACCACGACTTCGACCGGGGTTACGGCCCGGCGGTGAACCGGCTGCTCAGGCTCGTCAGGGAGGGTGGCGACTGGCGTGAGCTGGCGTCCGGGCTCTTCCAGGGCCAGGGCTCCTGGGGGAACGGCTCGGCGATGCGGATCGCTCCGCTGGGAGCCTGGTACGCGGACGACCCGGAGCAGGCAACCCACCAGGCCGAGATCTCGTCGTACACCACTCATCAGCACCGTGAAGCCGTCGTGGGCTCCATGGCCGTGGCGGCGGCCGCCGCCCTCGTCGCCGCGCCCGGAGGCCCGCCGGCCCCCGAGGCGCTCCTCGACGGCGTGGTCGCGCTCGTGCCGCGGAGCGCGGTCGGGGCCGGCCTGCGCCGGGCCCGGGACATGCTCGACTACCAGGACGCGGGAACGGTCGCGGCGGTGCTCGGCAACGGCCGCCGCACCAGCGCGCACGACACGGTGCCGTTCGCCCTCTGGTCCGCGGCGCGCAACCTCGGCAATTTCGAACAGGCCTTCTGGCTGACGGCCCAGGCGGGCGGTGACGTGGACACCACCTGCGCCATCGTCGGCGGAGTCGTCGCGGCCGCCCGGGCCGGGGCTCCTCCGGCCGACTGGCTGGCCCTGACGGAGGAGCCCCCGCACTGGCTGCCCGGAGTGCGCGGCTGA
- the nrdR gene encoding transcriptional regulator NrdR — MHCPFCRHPDSRVVDSRTTDDGTSIRRRRQCPDCSRRFTTVETCSLMVVKRSGVTEPFSRTKVISGVRKACQGRPVTEDALAKLGQRVEEAVRATGSAELTTHDVGLAILGPLQELDLVAYLRFASVYRAFNSLDDFEAAIAELREQRPPTDRSGSGEGLAVPAPAAVAAD; from the coding sequence GTGCACTGCCCCTTCTGCAGGCACCCCGACAGCCGGGTCGTCGACAGCCGCACCACGGACGACGGGACGTCGATCCGGCGGCGGCGTCAGTGCCCCGACTGCTCCCGTCGTTTCACGACGGTGGAGACCTGCTCGCTGATGGTGGTCAAGCGCAGCGGCGTGACCGAACCCTTCAGCCGCACCAAGGTCATCTCCGGCGTCCGCAAGGCGTGCCAGGGGCGCCCCGTCACCGAGGACGCCCTCGCGAAGCTGGGGCAGCGGGTGGAGGAGGCGGTCCGGGCCACGGGCAGCGCGGAGCTGACCACGCACGACGTCGGTCTGGCCATACTCGGCCCCCTGCAGGAGCTGGACCTCGTCGCGTACCTGCGCTTCGCGTCCGTGTACCGGGCGTTCAACTCGCTCGACGACTTCGAGGCCGCCATCGCGGAACTCCGCGAACAGCGGCCTCCCACCGACAGGAGCGGGAGCGGTGAGGGCCTCGCGGTTCCCGCCCCCGCCGCTGTCGCGGCCGACTGA
- a CDS encoding dihydrofolate reductase family protein — protein MRKIVLMMSVSVDGFFEGPDHGLEWHLVDDEVHRYFNEELRSMGAFLEGRVTHELMAGFWPTADADPSCTAPMAEFAGIWRDMPKYVFSRTLDRADWNATVVRDVVVEDVLALKARPGGDMALGGADLAASFMRHDLIDEYRLYVHPVVLGEGRPLFPPAEDTPGVMPVHLRLTGTRTFGNGVVMLRYTRPDPSPGAPGA, from the coding sequence ATGCGAAAGATCGTCCTGATGATGTCGGTGTCCGTCGACGGCTTCTTCGAAGGGCCGGACCACGGGCTCGAGTGGCACCTGGTCGACGACGAGGTGCACAGGTACTTCAACGAGGAACTGCGCTCGATGGGCGCCTTCCTGGAGGGGCGGGTCACGCACGAACTGATGGCCGGCTTCTGGCCGACCGCGGACGCCGACCCGTCGTGCACCGCCCCCATGGCCGAGTTCGCCGGGATCTGGCGGGACATGCCCAAGTACGTGTTCTCCAGGACCCTGGACCGGGCGGACTGGAACGCCACGGTGGTACGCGACGTCGTCGTCGAGGACGTCCTCGCCCTCAAGGCACGGCCCGGGGGCGACATGGCTCTCGGCGGCGCCGATCTCGCCGCCTCCTTCATGCGCCACGACCTGATCGACGAGTACCGCCTCTACGTGCATCCGGTCGTGCTCGGGGAGGGCAGACCGCTGTTCCCGCCGGCCGAGGACACGCCGGGCGTCATGCCCGTGCACCTGCGCCTCACGGGGACGCGCACCTTCGGCAACGGCGTCGTCATGCTCCGTTACACCCGCCCTGACCCGTCGCCCGGCGCACCGGGGGCATGA